The following coding sequences lie in one Rutidosis leptorrhynchoides isolate AG116_Rl617_1_P2 chromosome 4, CSIRO_AGI_Rlap_v1, whole genome shotgun sequence genomic window:
- the LOC139904441 gene encoding subtilisin-like protease SBT3, protein MANHISLYLWLLSLLVLSNSYITLITINAETYIVHMDLSAMPISFSNHHNWFSATLDSIAAITTTSTATSTTATSSKLVYTYTNEINGFTAVLSPYELEMVKNSPGYLSSIKDTTVQLDTTHSTQFLGLNSNSGAWPVCKYGRDVIIGLVDTGIWPESESFNDDGMTRIPSKWKGKCETGFQFNSSLCNKKLIGARYFNKGLLANHPSLTLSMNSARDTDGHGTHTSSTAAGGYVKSASYFGYGYGTANGVAPNARVAIYKAVWEEGVFMSDIVAAIDQAIADGVDVISLSLGADGLPLYEDPIAIATFSAVEKGIFVSASAGNSGPYLRSLHNGTPWVLTVAASTIDREFTGTLSLGNGVSVRGFALYPGNSSSMHVPLVFVEDCENDLDANKVDQKIVVCLDKNDTLSEQFYNVQSSNVSGAVFITNNTDLEFFMQSSYPVLLLDLRTGEIVVDYVQKLKGGEPKASIKFHGTRVGTEPAPRVSSYSSRGPSFSVPNVLKPDLTAPGSLILASWPDRISPASIRIDDSTSPEPLFTKFNLLSGTSMSCPHASGVAALIKAAHPDWTPSSIRSAMMTTSDIVDNTFKPIRDIADDNNPATPFAMGSGHVSPNKALNPGLIYDLNPQKDYVNLLCGLNYTNVQIQTITRLSTINCKNSSLDINYPSFIAYFNGNETNSVKVIREFKRTVTYVGTGSSTFTSKLTPVRGFNVSVSPGKLSFRSKNEKKSYTLRIEGPNSMKDEAIFGFLSWIDSKGKFLVRSPIVATSLTNSVDIS, encoded by the coding sequence ATGGCTAACCATATCTCTTTGTATCTATGGCTACTCTCACTTCTTGTTTTATCaaattcttacataactctaataaCCATCAATGCTGAAACTTATATAGTCCATATGGACTTATCCGCTATGCCCATATCATTTTCAAATCACCATAATTGGTTCTCCGCCACCTTGGACTCAATCGCCGCCATCACCACCACCAGTACAGCCACCAGCACCACCGCCACTTCTTCGAAACTTGTGTATACTTACACAAATGAAATCAATGGGTTCACAGCAGTTCTTTCTCCATACGAGCTCGAAATGGTTAAGAACTCGCCGGGCTATCTTTCGTCCATTAAAGACACAACGGTTCAACTCGACACAACCCATTCAACTCAATTTCTTGGATTGAACTCCAACTCGGGCGCATGGCCCGTTTGTAAGTATGGAAGAGATGTTATAATTGGGCTGGTGGACACCGGAATTTGGCCCGAAAGTGAAAGTTTCAACGATGATGGAATGACTCGAATTCCTTCTAAATGGAAAGGCAAATGTGAAACTGGATTCcaattcaattcaagtttatgcaaCAAGAAACTCATTGGCGCTCGATATTTTAACAAAGGGTTACTCGCAAACCACCCGAGTTTAACTCTTTCTATGAATTCGGCTCGTGATACAGACGGGCATGGGACGCATACGTCATCAACTGCTGCAGGAGGTTACGTTAAAAGTGCATCATATTTCGGGTACGGTTATGGGACGGCCAATGGGGTTGCACCAAATGCACGTGTCGCAATCTATAAAGCGGTTTGGGAAGAAGGGGTTTTCATGTCTGACATAGTTGCCGCAATTGATCAAGCAATTGCGGACGGTGTTGATGTGATTTCGTTGTCACTTGGTGCTGATGGATTACCCTTATACGAAGACCCTATCGCGATTGCTACATTTTCAGCTGTCGAAAAGGGTATTTTTGTGTCTGCATCAGCAGGAAACAGTGGGCCTTATTTAAGATCACTTCACAATGGTACACCATGGGTTCTCACGGTTGCTGCGAGTACAATTGATCGCGAATTTACGGGGACATTAAGTCTTGGAAATGGAGTTTCGGTTAGGGGTTTCGCTCTTTATCCTGGAAACTCGAGTTCAATGCATGTGCCGTTGGTGTTTGTTGAAGATTGCGAAAATGATTTGGATGCTAATAAAGTTGATCAAAAGATTGTTGTGTGTCTTGACAAAAACGACACGCTTAGTGAACAGTTTTACAATGTTCAGAGTTCGAATGTCTCGGGGGCGGTTTTTATTACGAATAACACTGATCTCGAATTCTTCATGCAAAGTAGCTATCCGGTTTTGTTGCTGGATCTACGAACGGGCGAAATCGTCGTAGATTATGTTCAAAAGCTCAAAGGTGGTGAACCGAAAGCGAGTATTAAGTTTCACGGCACGCGTGTGGGAACTGAGCCTGCACCAAGGGTGTCTAGCTATAGCTCACGGGGTCCGTCTTTTAGTGTTCCTAATGTCTTAAAGCCGGACCTCACGGCTCCTGGTTCACTTATACTAGCATCATGGCCTGATAGAATCTCACCAGCTTCTATCAGGATAGATGATAGTACTAGTCCCGAACCACTTTTTACCAAATTTAACCTTTTATCGGGCACGTCAATGTCGTGCCCTCATGCAAGTGGTGTGGCCGCTTTAATTAAAGCGGCTCACCCTGACTGGACCCCATCTTCCATTCGGTCCGCCATGATGACCACATCGGACATTGTTGACaacacttttaaacctattcgtgaTATCGCGGACGACAACAATCCCGCAACTCCTTTTGCCATGGGTTCGGGCCATGTTTCACCAAACAAGGCGTTGAACCCGGGACTTATATATGACCTGAACCCTCAAAAAGATTATGTTAATCTTCTTTGTGGGTTAAACTACACAAATGTTCAAATCCAAACAATCACAAGATTATCAACCATCAATTGTAAAAACTCATCTTTGGACATAAACTACCCTTCTTTCATTGCATATTTTAATGGTAACGAAACGAACTCGGTTAAAGTTATCCGAGAATTTAAACGAACGGTAACTTATGTTGGCACCGGAAGCTCAACTTTCACGTCAAAACTAACGCCTGTTCGTGGATTCAACGTTAGTGTGTCGCCAGGAAAACTGAGTTTCCGATCAAAGAATGAAAAGAAAAGCTACACATTAAGAATAGAAGGACCAAATAGCATGAAAGATGAAGCAATTTTCGGTTTTTTGAGTTGGATAGACAGTAAAGGGAAGTTTTTAGTAAGAAGTCCTATTGTTGCTACAAGCCTAACAAACTCTGTAGATATATCCTAA